The following proteins are co-located in the Desulfoscipio sp. XC116 genome:
- the spoVG gene encoding septation regulator SpoVG: MNVTDVRVRKVLTEGKMKAIVSVTLDDMFVIHDVKVVEGQNGLFVAMPSRKTPGGEFRDIAHPINTFAREIIQDAVLKAYSEAI; the protein is encoded by the coding sequence ATGAATGTTACCGATGTGCGGGTGCGCAAAGTGTTGACCGAGGGGAAAATGAAAGCAATTGTTTCGGTAACCTTGGATGATATGTTTGTCATCCATGACGTTAAAGTGGTGGAAGGTCAAAACGGGCTGTTTGTGGCGATGCCCAGTCGTAAAACCCCTGGCGGTGAATTTAGGGATATAGCCCACCCTATCAATACTTTTGCACGGGAAATAATTCAGGACGCGGTGCTCAAAGCTTACAGTGAAGCTATATAA
- a CDS encoding ribose-phosphate pyrophosphokinase: MSSRQRLKIFTGNANAALAEEIAHYLGVSVGAAKVTHFSDGEIQVKINESVRGSDVFIIQPTCEPVNEHLMELLVMVDAVRRASARRITAVIPYYGYARQDRKARGRDPITAKLVANLITISGARRVITMDLHAGQIPGFFDIPVDHLPGVPLLAQYFMQQKVDNVIVVSPDLGGVQRARDLAERIGAPIAIIDKRRPEPNVAQIMSIIGDIHGKNVIMVDDIIDTAGTITQGAAALKKWGAEDIYVCCTHPVLSGPAVKRLVGAPIREVLVTNTIPLPESKMIDKIKILSVAPLLGEAIIRIHEDLSVSKLFD, translated from the coding sequence ATGTCATCCCGACAACGGCTAAAAATATTTACCGGGAATGCCAACGCCGCTCTGGCAGAAGAGATCGCCCACTATCTTGGTGTTTCCGTGGGAGCTGCCAAGGTAACCCATTTTAGTGACGGGGAAATACAGGTCAAAATAAATGAAAGTGTGCGGGGGTCGGATGTTTTTATTATTCAGCCCACCTGCGAGCCGGTAAACGAGCATTTGATGGAGTTGCTTGTCATGGTGGATGCCGTGCGCCGGGCATCGGCCCGAAGAATTACTGCGGTAATCCCTTACTACGGGTATGCCCGACAGGATCGCAAGGCGCGGGGCCGCGATCCTATTACCGCCAAACTGGTAGCTAATTTGATCACGATCAGTGGTGCCCGCCGGGTTATTACCATGGATTTGCATGCCGGACAGATTCCGGGTTTTTTTGATATACCGGTGGATCATTTACCCGGTGTGCCGCTTTTGGCTCAGTACTTTATGCAGCAGAAGGTGGACAATGTGATAGTAGTGAGCCCCGATTTGGGCGGTGTGCAGCGGGCCAGGGATTTGGCCGAAAGAATCGGCGCTCCCATCGCCATTATCGATAAAAGACGTCCGGAACCCAATGTAGCTCAAATAATGAGTATTATCGGTGATATTCACGGTAAAAATGTGATTATGGTTGATGATATCATAGACACGGCCGGTACTATCACCCAGGGAGCCGCGGCCCTCAAAAAATGGGGAGCGGAGGACATTTATGTTTGCTGCACTCACCCCGTGCTCAGCGGTCCCGCGGTGAAGCGGCTGGTCGGCGCGCCTATACGGGAAGTGCTGGTTACCAATACCATCCCTCTGCCGGAAAGTAAAATGATAGATAAGATAAAAATACTGTCCGTGGCGCCGCTTTTGGGAGAAGCTATTATCCGTATTCATGAAGATTTATCGGTAAGTAAACTTTTTGACTGA
- a CDS encoding 50S ribosomal protein L25 — MANLNLQVSYRQQKGKSYRKQLARREMIPGVVYGKAVGSIPIEVELKPLKKILSAGANSLIDLSVKGPETEERHCKVLIKSMQYGAVKHNLLSVDLHQISLESTIQTAVPINFSGAVNDGLVQYALREIQVSCLPTDIPREVNVNIDGLTIGDTIAVRDVAIPNNVDLVDDPGTTVVTVVAQRADEAPAVEAAPGEDEPGAAADGTPA; from the coding sequence ATGGCGAATCTAAATTTACAGGTTAGTTACAGGCAGCAAAAGGGAAAGAGCTATCGTAAACAATTAGCCCGCCGGGAAATGATACCGGGTGTGGTCTACGGTAAGGCGGTGGGCAGTATTCCAATCGAGGTGGAGCTAAAACCGCTGAAAAAGATTTTATCGGCGGGCGCCAATTCGCTTATCGACTTATCTGTCAAAGGACCGGAGACGGAAGAAAGACACTGCAAAGTATTAATTAAAAGTATGCAGTATGGTGCTGTAAAGCATAATCTGCTCAGCGTGGACCTGCATCAAATTTCCCTGGAAAGCACTATTCAGACGGCCGTGCCGATTAATTTCAGCGGTGCGGTAAACGATGGCCTTGTGCAATACGCTCTGCGGGAAATACAGGTATCCTGTCTGCCTACTGATATTCCCCGGGAAGTTAATGTAAATATAGACGGCCTGACTATAGGTGATACCATTGCTGTCAGGGACGTTGCGATTCCGAATAACGTAGATTTGGTTGACGACCCTGGTACTACGGTGGTAACCGTAGTGGCGCAGCGTGCCGACGAAGCGCCTGCTGTTGAGGCGGCGCCGGGTGAAGATGAGCCCGGTGCTGCCGCTGATGGAACACCTGCTTAA
- a CDS encoding GntR family transcriptional regulator — protein sequence MSEPRLIPIKLDNYKPLREIVFETLREAIIQGRLEPGERLMEIQLAEEMGVSRTPVREAIRKLELEGFVAMVPRKGAYVAGISVKDIVDVFEVRTALEALAAGLAAERATAEEIEEMERASLHIHEAGDGQIDSIVERDTNFHNLIYKSSRNQRLIQIITLLKEQIQRFRTASLSQPGRLKHAVDEHKAIIEAISDRNVELAYNLAREHIETAEQTFLNAMGEAKKGD from the coding sequence TTGAGCGAGCCGAGATTAATACCTATTAAGCTGGATAATTATAAGCCCCTGCGGGAAATAGTATTCGAGACTTTGCGGGAAGCAATTATCCAGGGTCGGCTTGAACCGGGGGAGCGGCTGATGGAGATCCAGCTGGCCGAGGAAATGGGGGTCAGTCGCACCCCGGTGCGGGAGGCCATCAGGAAATTGGAGCTGGAGGGCTTTGTGGCCATGGTCCCGCGCAAAGGGGCTTATGTGGCGGGCATTTCTGTAAAAGATATCGTGGATGTCTTTGAAGTGCGGACTGCGCTGGAAGCACTGGCTGCGGGTTTGGCTGCGGAAAGAGCTACTGCCGAGGAGATTGAGGAAATGGAGCGGGCTTCGCTGCATATCCACGAGGCCGGCGATGGTCAGATAGACAGCATAGTGGAACGGGACACAAATTTTCATAATTTAATATATAAATCCAGCCGCAACCAGCGGCTGATACAAATTATCACCCTTTTAAAGGAGCAAATACAGCGTTTCCGCACCGCGTCACTGTCCCAACCGGGCCGTTTAAAGCACGCTGTTGATGAGCATAAGGCTATTATAGAGGCTATTAGTGACCGCAACGTGGAACTGGCTTATAATCTGGCACGTGAACATATTGAAACTGCTGAACAGACTTTCCTTAATGCCATGGGGGAGGCAAAAAAAGGTGATTGA
- the glmU gene encoding bifunctional UDP-N-acetylglucosamine diphosphorylase/glucosamine-1-phosphate N-acetyltransferase GlmU, which translates to MRLAAVVLAAGKGTRMKSGLPKVLHRVCGRPMVEHVLLAVRKIGVQKTVLVVGHQGDLVAELVGDKAETAYQAEQLGTAHALLQCRDALKNFNGDIMVVCGDTPLLRHQTLSQLHTEHSRSGSAATVLTAVLNDPAGYGRVIRNTAGGIMKIVEQKDAAPAELAVSEINTGVYCFKAEGLFEALSEIRSDNAQGEYYLTDIIEYYIARGESVGAVIAGDAAEVMGINDRCQLAVAEKVLRRRILDRLMMSGVAVMDPASTFIDDTVHIGADSIIYPFTFIEGKSKIGENCTIGPSSRLFNATLGCRVNVQNSVIVESRVADGCNIGPFAYIRPGCVLEKDAKVGDFVELKNSRLGEGSKVPHLSYVGDAEVGRGSNIGAGTITCNYDGENKWRTKIGEHAFIGSNTNLVAPVVVGDGSITGAGSTITKDVPPGALGVARDKQRNIEGWAKRKKISVKID; encoded by the coding sequence ATGCGCTTAGCGGCAGTGGTACTGGCAGCAGGTAAGGGAACCAGGATGAAGTCGGGCTTACCCAAGGTTCTGCACCGGGTTTGCGGGCGGCCCATGGTGGAGCATGTGCTGCTGGCGGTGCGAAAAATAGGTGTTCAGAAAACTGTTTTGGTGGTGGGCCATCAAGGCGATCTGGTAGCGGAGTTGGTTGGTGATAAGGCGGAAACGGCTTATCAGGCGGAACAATTAGGCACGGCTCACGCGCTGCTGCAGTGCCGCGACGCTCTAAAAAACTTTAACGGCGATATAATGGTGGTTTGTGGGGACACACCTCTGCTGCGACACCAAACCTTGTCCCAATTGCACACCGAGCACAGCCGCAGCGGATCGGCTGCTACCGTGCTGACAGCGGTTTTGAACGATCCCGCCGGGTATGGCCGGGTTATTCGCAACACTGCCGGCGGTATTATGAAAATAGTAGAGCAAAAGGATGCCGCTCCTGCTGAATTGGCGGTGTCGGAGATCAATACCGGTGTCTATTGCTTTAAAGCGGAGGGGTTGTTTGAAGCGCTGTCGGAGATTCGTTCGGATAATGCTCAGGGCGAATACTACCTCACCGATATAATTGAATACTATATCGCTCGGGGTGAGTCCGTGGGCGCTGTGATCGCCGGTGACGCTGCTGAAGTTATGGGCATTAATGACCGGTGCCAGCTGGCCGTGGCGGAAAAGGTGCTGCGCCGGCGTATTTTGGACAGGCTGATGATGTCGGGGGTTGCCGTTATGGACCCCGCGTCAACGTTTATAGATGATACTGTACATATTGGGGCGGATTCTATCATCTACCCGTTCACCTTCATAGAAGGAAAATCGAAAATTGGCGAGAATTGTACTATAGGACCATCATCCCGGTTGTTCAATGCAACATTGGGTTGTCGGGTTAACGTGCAGAACTCGGTGATTGTTGAGAGTCGGGTGGCGGATGGGTGTAATATCGGCCCCTTTGCTTATATTCGCCCCGGATGCGTACTGGAAAAGGACGCCAAGGTGGGTGACTTTGTGGAGCTTAAAAATTCCCGTTTGGGTGAAGGAAGTAAGGTGCCGCATCTTAGTTATGTTGGCGACGCCGAGGTGGGGCGAGGATCAAATATAGGCGCCGGTACTATTACCTGCAATTACGACGGTGAAAATAAATGGCGCACTAAAATTGGTGAACATGCTTTTATCGGCAGCAATACCAACCTGGTGGCCCCGGTGGTGGTTGGTGACGGGTCTATAACCGGAGCGGGTTCCACTATCACTAAGGACGTGCCGCCCGGCGCGTTGGGTGTAGCTCGGGATAAGCAAAGAAACATTGAAGGCTGGGCTAAGAGAAAAAAAATATCTGTAAAGATTGACTAA
- a CDS encoding PRC-barrel domain-containing protein: MRKSKQFISMPVISLEEGQQIGIIKGLVVDPGLKRVAALIIEQKGWFNDQKFIPYSNVHSVGEDAVTIRQGAMIQKGGNLPEIISLTKNKVKISGARVVTESGTLLGEADDYYVNQASGEMIGMEFSGSFINGLYSGKAFLDINHILTIGKDMIVCRDQALDEAFKLDGGLQEKLRGVKDSTSHIWESTLQKTRELGSNINSSITKIKRNKKENEMNDPPLDKPVTQPTSKDKPAKPATKDEPQEPTTPDNRANKE; encoded by the coding sequence ATGCGCAAGAGTAAACAATTTATTTCCATGCCGGTAATAAGCTTGGAAGAAGGTCAACAGATCGGCATTATTAAAGGCCTGGTAGTTGACCCCGGGTTAAAAAGGGTGGCCGCCCTGATTATAGAACAAAAGGGTTGGTTTAACGATCAAAAATTTATTCCTTACAGCAATGTACACAGTGTTGGCGAAGACGCCGTAACGATCAGACAAGGCGCCATGATACAAAAAGGCGGCAACCTGCCGGAAATTATCAGCCTGACCAAAAACAAAGTAAAAATAAGCGGGGCCCGTGTCGTAACCGAAAGCGGTACATTGCTGGGTGAAGCGGACGATTATTACGTAAATCAAGCTTCGGGCGAAATGATCGGTATGGAATTCAGCGGCAGTTTTATAAACGGCTTGTATAGCGGCAAAGCCTTTTTAGATATTAATCATATCCTTACCATTGGCAAGGATATGATAGTCTGCCGGGACCAGGCTTTAGATGAAGCGTTTAAACTGGACGGGGGTTTACAGGAAAAATTACGCGGCGTAAAGGATTCCACCAGTCATATTTGGGAGTCAACTTTACAGAAGACCAGAGAACTGGGCTCTAACATAAATAGTTCCATCACCAAGATCAAACGCAACAAAAAAGAAAATGAAATGAACGACCCCCCGCTTGATAAACCGGTCACCCAGCCTACAAGTAAGGATAAGCCGGCAAAGCCCGCGACAAAAGATGAACCTCAAGAACCAACCACACCAGATAATCGAGCCAATAAAGAATAA
- a CDS encoding nucleotidyltransferase family protein has protein sequence MIDALVLAGSPNNGALKECSAARYEAMIDIKGKLMVEYVVDALKKCERIGRIAIVGPQNELAAHFQSGGREVLVNHGGNLTENVLRGLRELPGTQKVLLVTSDIPLITQRAIENFIDLCGDGQADLYYPVVPREVVEKQYSATKRTYVQLKEGVYTGGNIFLFNPGIVEECMPRGQKLVDARKSPLKLCRLVGLIFLIKFLTKNISLQEAQKKVSRLLGIKGQVVISPYPEVGVDVDKPSDLELVNKQLELA, from the coding sequence GTGATTGACGCTCTGGTTTTGGCCGGCAGCCCTAATAACGGTGCTTTGAAGGAGTGCAGCGCCGCCAGGTATGAAGCAATGATTGACATCAAGGGTAAATTAATGGTGGAATATGTGGTCGATGCGCTTAAGAAATGTGAACGCATTGGGCGGATAGCCATTGTAGGTCCCCAAAATGAGCTGGCAGCGCACTTTCAAAGCGGCGGTCGGGAAGTGCTGGTGAATCACGGTGGTAATCTCACCGAAAATGTACTGCGGGGCCTGCGCGAGCTTCCCGGCACCCAAAAAGTTTTGCTGGTTACCTCGGATATTCCGCTGATTACTCAGCGGGCTATTGAAAACTTTATTGATCTCTGCGGTGATGGGCAGGCCGACTTGTATTATCCCGTGGTGCCGCGTGAAGTGGTGGAAAAACAGTATTCCGCCACTAAGCGTACCTATGTACAGTTAAAAGAGGGTGTTTACACCGGCGGCAATATTTTTTTATTTAACCCCGGCATTGTGGAAGAATGTATGCCCCGGGGACAAAAGCTGGTGGATGCTCGTAAAAGCCCTTTAAAACTATGCCGTTTAGTGGGGCTGATATTCTTAATTAAGTTTTTAACGAAAAATATTTCTTTGCAGGAAGCGCAAAAAAAAGTATCGCGATTGCTGGGTATTAAGGGGCAAGTAGTGATTAGTCCCTATCCCGAAGTAGGAGTGGATGTGGATAAACCCAGCGACTTGGAATTAGTGAATAAACAATTAGAGTTGGCGTGA
- the ispE gene encoding 4-(cytidine 5'-diphospho)-2-C-methyl-D-erythritol kinase, with protein sequence MMVNAYAKINLVLDVLGTRTDGYHELVTIMQTLELHDRLEFSKAGAIKLVVEGADLSAGSDNLAFRAADLLRRRSGYAGGANIKLVKRIPLAAGLAGGSADAAAVLRGLNKLWGLGMEMEELADLGAAIGSDVPFCLQGGTALVRGRGERVDPLPGLPPLGAVLAKPPFGVSTARVYHRYDDIVKPLHPDGQGMLRAVRGSDVGRVAACLGNALEQVTVSMYPQIGEIKEIVAAAGALGVLMSGSGPTVFGLFDDEFAARRAADGIKSGGFRVWATRFCDPRVDH encoded by the coding sequence ATGATGGTAAATGCTTATGCTAAGATTAACCTGGTTTTGGATGTGCTGGGCACACGTACGGACGGGTATCATGAGCTGGTCACTATTATGCAGACCCTGGAGCTGCATGACAGGCTGGAATTCAGTAAAGCCGGTGCAATAAAACTTGTCGTAGAGGGGGCCGATTTGTCCGCCGGTTCCGATAACCTGGCTTTTCGCGCGGCCGATTTGCTGCGCCGCCGGTCGGGTTACGCCGGTGGCGCCAATATTAAGCTGGTGAAGCGTATCCCTCTGGCGGCCGGGCTGGCCGGGGGGTCGGCGGATGCGGCTGCTGTTTTGCGCGGTTTAAATAAACTTTGGGGTTTGGGTATGGAAATGGAAGAGCTGGCGGATTTGGGCGCCGCCATTGGCTCGGATGTGCCCTTCTGTCTGCAGGGCGGCACTGCTTTGGTGCGGGGGCGTGGTGAAAGAGTCGATCCCCTGCCCGGTTTACCGCCCTTGGGTGCTGTGCTGGCCAAGCCGCCTTTCGGGGTGAGCACGGCCCGGGTTTATCACCGGTACGATGATATTGTTAAGCCGCTGCACCCGGATGGTCAGGGTATGCTGCGAGCTGTGCGCGGGAGTGATGTGGGACGTGTGGCTGCCTGCCTGGGTAACGCTTTGGAACAGGTAACGGTTTCCATGTACCCGCAAATAGGAGAAATTAAAGAAATTGTAGCCGCGGCCGGTGCTCTGGGGGTTTTGATGAGCGGCAGCGGACCCACAGTGTTCGGTTTGTTTGATGATGAATTTGCGGCGCGGCGAGCGGCGGATGGGATAAAAAGCGGCGGCTTCAGGGTGTGGGCCACCAGGTTCTGCGATCCCCGGGTCGATCACTGA